Part of the Candidatus Methylomirabilota bacterium genome is shown below.
TCCCTAATTCCTGAGCGAGTGCGACAAACTCACAATCATACACGGAGCACGTGCTGTCGGCGACCAATCGTAGTACCCGGTCCGAATCCACCTCATATTCTCGATCTTCCATCATCCGGAGCGCTTCGTCCATCAGTCGCCGACTCTCTGCCAGTGACAGCCACTGCTTGCGAAGATAGCTGGCCAGCACATTCCGGAATTCACTTCGCCACAATAACGGTGCGGCCCAGTCCGCATCCTGGCGCAGAACTTGTTCCGCCTGCTGGGAGTGCTTGCTTGCGAGATACAAATAGCCGATCAGATTGGTGTCTACGACGATCACAGGCGGCCCGCGCGCTTGATGAGGTTGAATTCCCGCTGCGTGATGGGATGGTGTCGGGTAC
Proteins encoded:
- a CDS encoding type II toxin-antitoxin system VapC family toxin; this translates as MIVVDTNLIGYLYLASKHSQQAEQVLRQDADWAAPLLWRSEFRNVLASYLRKQWLSLAESRRLMDEALRMMEDREYEVDSDRVLRLVADSTCSVYDCEFVALAQELGTFLVTLDKEILNDFPMVAVSVDTFLNTYA